The following coding sequences are from one Kallotenue papyrolyticum window:
- the ftsH gene encoding ATP-dependent zinc metalloprotease FtsH — protein sequence MGDNRWLRNSFVYLIILVAALALIANYLSGSPPSNGQSLSFNEVIDRALTGDVYRLVESADGNTVTYYTLPRTQNDKPDGRVTKSPQIPIAEYLQQERLARIQEAQARGQPIPEFKMPEIDTERPPAWGGILSTLTFVLPMLLLIGFFVFFMRQAQGSNNQAMSFGKSRARMFTSDKPTVTFADVAGQEEAKQDLTEVVEFLKFPDKFAQLGARIPRGVLMVGPPGTGKTLLSRAVAGEAGVPFFSISGSEFVEMFVGVGASRVRDLFDQAKRNAPCIVFIDEIDAVGRQRGAGLGGSHDEREQTLNQILVEMDGFDTNTNVIVIAATNRPDVLDPALVRPGRFDRQVVLDAPDIKGRIDILKVHTKGKPLADDVNLEAIAKVTPGASGADLANIVNEAAILAARRGKKRITMMELEDATERMMLGGPERRSRVMTPEEKRLTAYHEAGHAIVGAAMPKANPVHKITIVPRGRAGGYTLFLPEDDQNYRTVMQFEADMAAAMGGRAAEELVLKDFTTGAGGDIQHITKLARAMVTRFGMSEKLGPIQLGDVQEMVFLGREIAEQRNYSEETAKLIDAEVKRLVDTAHQRALQILQENMDVLHELAQKLLEVETLGGEELRAILAKVRPYQPERNGHVTETPSPQTSVVVGPGSSATEL from the coding sequence ATGGGAGACAATCGCTGGCTGCGCAACAGCTTTGTGTACCTGATCATTCTGGTCGCAGCGCTGGCGTTGATTGCCAACTACCTTTCGGGCTCGCCACCCAGCAACGGTCAATCGCTCTCATTCAACGAGGTGATCGACCGCGCGCTGACCGGCGATGTCTATCGCCTGGTGGAGTCGGCGGACGGCAACACCGTCACCTACTATACCCTGCCGCGCACGCAGAACGACAAGCCGGACGGACGCGTCACCAAGAGCCCGCAGATTCCGATCGCTGAATATCTGCAGCAGGAGCGCTTGGCACGCATTCAGGAGGCCCAGGCGCGCGGACAGCCGATCCCGGAGTTCAAAATGCCGGAGATCGACACCGAGCGGCCGCCGGCCTGGGGCGGTATTCTGAGCACGCTGACCTTTGTGCTTCCGATGCTGCTGCTGATCGGCTTCTTTGTCTTCTTCATGCGCCAGGCGCAGGGCTCCAACAACCAGGCGATGAGCTTCGGCAAGAGCCGCGCGCGCATGTTCACCAGCGACAAGCCGACGGTGACCTTTGCCGATGTCGCCGGCCAGGAAGAGGCCAAGCAGGACCTGACCGAAGTGGTCGAGTTCTTGAAGTTTCCGGACAAGTTCGCGCAGCTTGGCGCGCGCATTCCGCGTGGCGTGCTGATGGTCGGACCGCCCGGAACCGGCAAGACGCTGCTAAGCCGCGCCGTGGCGGGCGAGGCGGGCGTGCCCTTCTTCTCGATCTCCGGTTCGGAGTTCGTGGAGATGTTTGTGGGCGTGGGCGCCAGCCGCGTGCGTGACCTGTTCGATCAGGCCAAGCGCAACGCGCCCTGTATTGTGTTCATCGACGAGATCGATGCCGTCGGACGCCAGCGCGGCGCGGGGCTGGGCGGCTCGCACGACGAGCGCGAGCAGACCCTCAACCAGATTCTGGTGGAGATGGACGGCTTCGACACCAATACCAATGTGATCGTGATCGCCGCGACCAACCGGCCCGATGTGCTCGATCCGGCGCTGGTGCGACCTGGACGCTTCGACCGGCAGGTGGTGCTTGACGCGCCCGACATCAAGGGCCGCATCGACATTCTCAAGGTGCACACCAAGGGCAAGCCGCTGGCCGACGACGTCAATCTCGAAGCGATCGCCAAGGTCACGCCCGGCGCCTCCGGCGCGGACCTGGCCAACATCGTCAATGAGGCGGCGATCCTGGCGGCACGGCGCGGCAAGAAGCGCATCACCATGATGGAGCTGGAGGACGCTACCGAGCGCATGATGCTGGGCGGGCCGGAGCGCCGCTCGCGGGTGATGACGCCCGAAGAGAAGCGCCTGACCGCCTACCACGAGGCCGGCCATGCCATCGTCGGCGCGGCGATGCCCAAGGCCAATCCGGTGCACAAGATCACCATCGTGCCGCGCGGGCGGGCGGGTGGCTACACGCTGTTCCTGCCCGAGGACGACCAGAACTACCGCACGGTGATGCAGTTCGAGGCCGACATGGCCGCGGCCATGGGCGGGCGCGCCGCCGAGGAACTGGTGCTCAAGGACTTCACCACCGGCGCGGGCGGCGATATCCAGCACATCACCAAGCTGGCGCGCGCCATGGTTACGCGCTTCGGCATGAGCGAGAAGTTGGGCCCGATCCAGCTCGGCGACGTGCAGGAGATGGTCTTCCTGGGCCGCGAGATCGCCGAGCAGCGCAACTACTCCGAGGAGACCGCCAAGCTGATCGACGCCGAAGTCAAACGGCTGGTCGATACCGCCCACCAGCGCGCGCTGCAGATCCTGCAGGAGAACATGGATGTCCTGCACGAGCTGGCGCAGAAGCTGCTGGAGGTCGAGACGCTCGGCGGCGAGGAGCTGCGCGCGATCCTGGCCAAGGTCCGGCCCTACCAGCCGGAGCGCAACGGCCACGTCACCGAAACGCCGTCGCCCCAGACGAGCGTCGTGGTGGGGCCCGGCAGCAGCGCCACCGAGTTGTAG
- the hpt gene encoding hypoxanthine phosphoribosyltransferase has translation MHQDIAYVLLEHDQITTRVRELAQQIDRDYADVDELLLVGVLKGSIMFIVDLARSLQRHVALDFIAISSYGQATETSGVVRVLKDLETDISGRHVVIVEDIVDSGLTLAYLRANLQRRNPASLRICALLDKPERRTADVVIDYLGFHIPNEFVVGYGLDYAERYRNLPYIGVLRPEVYRGR, from the coding sequence CTGCATCAGGATATCGCCTATGTACTGCTGGAGCATGACCAGATCACGACGCGCGTGCGGGAGCTGGCCCAGCAGATCGATCGCGATTATGCCGACGTGGATGAGTTGCTGCTGGTCGGCGTGCTCAAGGGCTCGATTATGTTTATCGTGGACCTGGCACGATCATTGCAACGCCATGTGGCGCTCGATTTCATCGCGATCTCATCCTACGGCCAGGCGACCGAGACCAGCGGCGTGGTGCGCGTGTTGAAAGACCTAGAAACCGATATCAGCGGACGACACGTAGTAATCGTTGAAGACATTGTCGATAGCGGGCTGACGCTGGCCTACCTGCGCGCCAACCTGCAGCGGCGCAATCCCGCCAGTCTGCGCATCTGCGCGCTGCTGGATAAGCCAGAACGGCGCACTGCCGACGTAGTGATTGACTACCTGGGGTTCCATATTCCCAACGAGTTCGTGGTGGGCTATGGCCTGGACTACGCCGAACGCTACCGCAACTTGCCCTACATCGGCGTCCTGCGGCCTGAGGTGTACCGCGGGCGTTAG
- the tilS gene encoding tRNA lysidine(34) synthetase TilS, translated as MDLLHRVTAFCDRYALLPHDARVVVAVSGGPDSLCLLHLLGRLREARRLTLHVAHLDHRLRPDSADDARFVAEVARAWQLPVVVEQADVAALAQRQGEGLEAAARAARLDFLARAAQELGADRIALGHNADDQAETVLLRLLRGAGPGGLAAMRPRRRLDERDPDSPWLIRPLLETPRSAIEAYCAAQGLVPRRDSTNDTTIFLRNRVRGYILPLLKTYNPNIVATLGRTARICAEEDDLLQQLTRQSWERNVRVEDGAITIDRQAFAALHPALQRRIIRQAAAVLGLRLEARHLDLALAAIAAGRRRLQLPGGGWLWITGDQLRLSAPDAPQPTAKENDA; from the coding sequence ATGGATCTCTTGCACCGCGTCACCGCTTTTTGCGATCGGTACGCCCTCCTACCGCACGACGCGCGCGTGGTGGTCGCGGTTTCGGGCGGTCCCGACTCGCTGTGCCTGCTGCACCTGCTCGGGCGCCTGCGCGAGGCGCGCCGCCTGACGCTCCACGTTGCCCATCTGGACCATCGCCTGCGCCCCGACTCCGCCGATGACGCGCGTTTCGTGGCCGAGGTCGCCCGCGCCTGGCAGCTGCCGGTAGTGGTCGAGCAGGCCGACGTCGCGGCCCTGGCGCAGCGGCAGGGCGAAGGGCTGGAAGCCGCAGCACGTGCGGCACGGCTGGACTTTCTGGCACGCGCGGCGCAGGAGCTCGGCGCGGACCGCATCGCTCTGGGCCACAACGCCGACGATCAGGCCGAAACCGTGCTGCTGCGCCTGTTGCGCGGCGCGGGACCTGGCGGCCTGGCAGCTATGCGTCCCCGTCGGCGCTTGGACGAGCGCGATCCGGACAGCCCCTGGCTGATCCGCCCGCTGCTGGAAACACCCCGCAGCGCAATCGAAGCCTACTGCGCCGCGCAGGGGCTCGTGCCGCGCCGTGATAGCACCAACGACACCACGATCTTTCTGCGAAATCGTGTTCGGGGTTACATTCTGCCGCTGCTCAAAACGTATAATCCTAATATCGTCGCAACCCTGGGGCGCACTGCCCGCATCTGCGCCGAAGAGGATGATCTGCTCCAGCAGCTCACCCGGCAGAGCTGGGAGCGCAACGTCAGGGTTGAGGATGGGGCGATCACGATCGATCGCCAGGCCTTTGCCGCGCTGCACCCTGCGTTGCAGCGTCGCATCATCCGCCAGGCCGCGGCGGTGCTGGGGCTGCGCCTGGAAGCGCGCCACCTTGATCTGGCGCTGGCGGCCATCGCTGCCGGACGGCGGCGGCTGCAACTGCCGGGCGGCGGCTGGCTCTGGATCACTGGCGACCAGTTGCGCCTGAGCGCCCCGGACGCGCCTCAGCCGACAGCCAAGGAGAACGATGCGTGA
- a CDS encoding peptidase dimerization domain-containing protein, whose product MVDAPLLQGERLLAGLRLLCAHPTVSGHSRALRDGAESVASILRDVGLDCSMIATEGAPIVIGRHHTGAARTLLVYARYDVPPAGLRRQWSSDPFTPTLRNDALYARGAVAKAELVARAAAIGTLIGEQAPINMVMVVEGDSLIGSPWLAAARAVLERCDLALWSGGGFDGRGLPLCYTGVKGLLRVELTARVANSAIPASYAATVPHPVWLLVQALASLKSDYEEVLLEGFYDEVTPPTRAALQASATLDLGEAARREAWGVQRFIANLSGALLTRTELFSPAINISALRVEDTEGPTIAAGASAELDIHLVPDLTPERVWEMLKAHLAERATAGVHLTRLPGGYAPYVGRALETRWSDAGLPIYGAELPAIPLAAFPAPAALLLDDAPLIGCGLERPTSALFGPDEHVPVRDLVEHAQLIAALLRRLAV is encoded by the coding sequence GTGGTTGATGCCCCCTTGCTGCAAGGAGAACGCCTGCTGGCCGGCCTGCGCCTGCTCTGCGCGCACCCGACGGTGTCGGGCCACAGCCGGGCACTGCGCGATGGCGCCGAAAGCGTCGCCTCGATTCTGCGCGACGTTGGCCTTGATTGTAGCATGATCGCCACCGAGGGCGCGCCGATCGTCATCGGGCGCCACCACACCGGCGCGGCGCGCACCCTGCTGGTGTACGCGCGCTACGACGTGCCCCCCGCCGGTCTGCGCCGCCAGTGGAGCAGCGATCCGTTCACGCCCACGCTGCGCAACGATGCCCTCTACGCGCGTGGCGCCGTTGCCAAGGCCGAGCTGGTGGCACGTGCCGCGGCGATCGGCACGCTGATCGGCGAGCAAGCGCCGATCAACATGGTCATGGTCGTTGAGGGCGACAGCCTGATCGGCAGCCCCTGGCTCGCCGCGGCGCGCGCCGTGCTAGAACGCTGCGACCTGGCACTGTGGAGCGGCGGCGGCTTCGATGGGCGCGGCCTGCCGCTGTGCTACACCGGCGTCAAGGGCCTGCTGCGCGTGGAGCTGACGGCGCGCGTTGCCAACAGCGCTATCCCCGCCAGCTATGCCGCGACCGTGCCACATCCCGTCTGGCTGCTGGTGCAGGCCCTGGCCAGCCTCAAGAGCGACTACGAAGAGGTGCTGCTGGAGGGCTTCTACGACGAGGTCACACCGCCGACGCGCGCCGCGCTGCAGGCCAGCGCCACGCTTGATCTGGGCGAGGCCGCCCGCCGTGAGGCCTGGGGCGTGCAACGCTTCATCGCCAATCTCAGCGGCGCGCTGCTGACGCGCACCGAGCTCTTTTCGCCGGCGATCAACATCAGCGCCCTGCGCGTGGAGGACACCGAAGGCCCAACAATTGCCGCCGGAGCCAGCGCTGAGCTAGACATCCACCTGGTGCCGGATCTGACGCCGGAGCGGGTCTGGGAGATGCTTAAGGCGCATCTGGCCGAACGCGCCACGGCCGGCGTGCACCTTACGCGCTTGCCGGGCGGCTACGCGCCCTATGTCGGGCGAGCGCTTGAGACACGCTGGAGCGATGCCGGCCTCCCGATCTATGGCGCGGAGCTGCCGGCCATCCCGCTGGCGGCCTTTCCCGCACCGGCAGCGCTGCTGCTCGACGATGCGCCGCTGATCGGCTGCGGTCTGGAGCGACCTACCAGCGCGCTCTTCGGCCCGGACGAGCACGTGCCGGTGCGCGACCTGGTCGAACATGCCCAACTGATCGCCGCGCTGCTGCGCCGCCTGGCGGTTTGA
- the thpR gene encoding RNA 2',3'-cyclic phosphodiesterase has translation MPGTDASHLRLFVAIDLASEVKALLRALQEQLRVRTLPVRWIDPAGAHLTLKFLGATAPETLRALEPELERAVRGLRPFGLRTAGLGAFPSLRRPRVLWLGLDGELDALHAAQAAVEQALVPLGFPAEQRPFHPHLTLGRVRPDADAAQLAAIGQALATARLRRAVAFEVREIVLMRSELSRAGARYTPLLRLALDRVS, from the coding sequence ATGCCCGGTACCGACGCTTCCCATCTGCGACTGTTTGTGGCGATCGATCTGGCGTCCGAAGTCAAGGCGCTGCTGCGTGCGCTGCAGGAGCAGTTGCGCGTGCGCACGTTGCCGGTGCGCTGGATCGATCCGGCCGGCGCGCATCTGACGCTCAAGTTCCTGGGCGCGACCGCGCCCGAAACGTTGAGGGCGCTGGAGCCGGAGCTGGAACGGGCGGTGCGTGGGCTGCGCCCGTTTGGTCTACGGACCGCCGGGCTGGGCGCGTTTCCGTCGCTACGCCGGCCACGTGTGCTGTGGCTGGGCCTCGACGGCGAGCTGGACGCGCTCCATGCAGCGCAGGCGGCTGTCGAGCAGGCGCTGGTCCCGCTCGGCTTTCCCGCCGAGCAGCGACCCTTTCACCCCCACCTTACGCTGGGGCGTGTCCGTCCCGACGCCGATGCGGCGCAGCTGGCGGCGATCGGGCAGGCATTAGCGACGGCGCGGCTCAGGCGCGCGGTTGCCTTCGAGGTGCGCGAGATCGTGCTGATGCGCTCGGAGTTGAGTCGCGCGGGGGCGCGCTACACGCCGCTGTTACGCCTGGCGCTTGACCGGGTGAGCTAG
- a CDS encoding TIGR00725 family protein, which produces MSDRYDLPPIRIAVCGTSQPDAGTWALAEEVGRRLAQAGAIVYCGGLGGVMEAVCRGARAAQGLTVGVLPGAEAAMANPYVVVPVPTGCGEARNAMLIRCAEAVIAIGGGWGTLSEIALARRAGLMVIGLRTWEQADSVTLVERAGDAAEAVARALEAARQHRGSHGSAVHQPGISPEPV; this is translated from the coding sequence ATGTCCGATCGGTACGATCTGCCCCCAATCCGCATCGCTGTGTGTGGCACCAGTCAGCCCGACGCTGGTACATGGGCGCTGGCCGAAGAGGTTGGCCGGCGTCTGGCCCAGGCCGGCGCGATCGTGTACTGCGGCGGTCTGGGCGGTGTGATGGAGGCGGTCTGCCGCGGCGCGCGCGCCGCGCAGGGCCTGACGGTTGGGGTGCTGCCCGGCGCCGAGGCTGCCATGGCCAATCCCTATGTTGTTGTGCCGGTGCCTACCGGTTGTGGTGAGGCGCGCAACGCGATGCTGATCCGCTGCGCCGAAGCGGTGATCGCCATCGGTGGCGGCTGGGGCACGCTCTCGGAGATTGCGCTGGCGCGCCGCGCCGGCCTGATGGTGATCGGTCTGCGCACCTGGGAGCAGGCCGACAGTGTGACGCTGGTGGAGCGCGCGGGTGATGCAGCAGAGGCAGTAGCGCGCGCCCTGGAGGCCGCTCGTCAACACCGTGGCAGCCATGGTTCAGCCGTGCATCAGCCGGGGATCAGCCCCGAACCCGTATAA